A stretch of the Bdellovibrio sp. 22V genome encodes the following:
- a CDS encoding DoxX family membrane protein, translating to MFVAFFESVKYVGHLLPISFLRIFLGYYYLEHALQKYRGDFLSRPRIADQMAEWLPASHAPNWFKIFASSQMIPNWQTVAFIILGVEFAIAISYIIGYVVRPVALLGVLLCVTMLFISGPAMEDLYKTFLAIHLILAWVGAGRCLGFDYYFFKRRRGLWW from the coding sequence ATGTTTGTTGCATTCTTTGAGAGCGTTAAATACGTCGGCCATCTTCTACCTATTTCCTTCTTAAGAATTTTCTTAGGTTACTACTATTTAGAGCACGCCCTGCAAAAGTATCGCGGTGATTTTTTAAGTCGCCCGCGTATTGCGGATCAAATGGCCGAGTGGCTTCCTGCGAGTCATGCTCCGAACTGGTTTAAGATTTTTGCCAGCAGTCAGATGATTCCGAATTGGCAAACTGTCGCATTTATTATTTTGGGTGTTGAGTTTGCGATCGCGATTTCCTACATCATTGGTTACGTTGTGCGCCCGGTGGCCTTGTTGGGCGTTCTTCTTTGTGTGACGATGTTGTTCATTTCCGGCCCTGCAATGGAAGATCTATATAAAACATTCTTAGCGATTCATTTGATTCTTGCATGGGTAGGAGCGGGACGTTGTCTTGGCTTTGATTATTACTTCTTTAAGCGTCGTCGCGGTTTGTGGTGGTAA
- a CDS encoding ferredoxin translates to MADKSQMWKENKPGKMFVDQSCIACDACVLTAPKNFSMHEEDGHAFVAKQPETPEEEALCKEAMEGCPVEAIGNDADQ, encoded by the coding sequence ATGGCCGACAAGAGTCAGATGTGGAAAGAGAATAAACCAGGCAAAATGTTCGTCGATCAATCTTGCATCGCCTGTGACGCTTGTGTGCTGACGGCTCCAAAAAATTTCTCTATGCACGAAGAAGACGGGCATGCCTTCGTAGCGAAACAACCAGAGACTCCGGAAGAGGAAGCTTTGTGTAAAGAGGCGATGGAAGGTTGCCCTGTGGAAGCCATCGGTAACGATGCCGACCAGTAA
- the nth gene encoding endonuclease III has protein sequence MPTSKKPLLSRKKTEAGKAAKKTATAQAKPAKSPKKPAPILETIDLLRRYYPDAHCALNFTNPYELLVATVLSAQCTDERVNMVTPNLFKKYPTPQKMAKAPVESIEEIIRSTGFYKNKAKSLKTAAETLVEKYKGEIPQNLEALVELPGVGRKTANVVLGNAFGIASGVVVDTHVTRLSNRLGWVKTDNAVIIERELSQKVPKEDWVMLPHYLISHGRAICKARKPACSHCFLEETCPKVGV, from the coding sequence ATGCCGACCAGTAAAAAGCCTCTTCTTTCACGTAAGAAAACGGAAGCGGGGAAGGCGGCAAAAAAAACCGCGACCGCTCAAGCTAAACCCGCAAAATCACCTAAAAAACCGGCCCCCATTTTAGAGACGATCGATCTTCTTCGTCGCTATTATCCCGACGCCCATTGTGCGTTGAATTTCACGAATCCTTACGAGCTTCTCGTGGCCACAGTTCTTTCCGCGCAATGCACGGATGAACGCGTGAATATGGTGACGCCAAACCTCTTTAAGAAATATCCCACGCCGCAAAAGATGGCGAAGGCCCCGGTCGAAAGTATTGAAGAGATCATTCGCTCCACGGGTTTTTATAAGAATAAGGCGAAGTCTTTGAAGACGGCGGCAGAAACACTTGTTGAGAAATACAAGGGAGAGATTCCGCAGAACCTTGAGGCTTTGGTCGAGTTGCCAGGAGTGGGTCGTAAAACCGCGAACGTGGTCCTTGGAAATGCTTTCGGCATTGCGAGCGGAGTTGTCGTGGACACTCACGTCACCCGCTTGTCGAATCGTTTGGGTTGGGTGAAAACGGATAACGCTGTAATCATCGAAAGAGAACTCAGCCAAAAAGTCCCCAAAGAAGATTGGGTGATGTTGCCGCATTATTTGATCTCACATGGTCGAGCTATCTGTAAGGCGAGAAAACCTGCATGCAGTCATTGCTTCCTAGAGGAGACTTGCCCGAAGGTGGGCGTCTAG
- a CDS encoding GNAT family N-acetyltransferase — MEGPRSPSENELPQVLDFLNKKLRNEAPWSIAAEYPTAFSPNNLHNMRIIADEERVLSHAVMKPLIIKSPHVIFKVGAIGSVVTDDGHRGQGLSTRVINDCLKSATEQSCDIAILWTDLFDFYRRMGFELAGSEISFVIEEEFDIPPVNLRFSVDSKVSPDAIYRLYSAHTVNSVRTIEETRKFLSIPQTQVYTAWEPNGQLAAYAIEGKGVDLGGYIHEWGGSVSKLMALFSFIRAHKKQPYTIICPRHAQNLIQQLQTKPVTMNQGFLGMIKLVNFEQLAAKIKRAFRAEGVADIVLEKHPNHFVFGIGQDLFTINNETDMVRLLFGPVDYRALGLFKEETIVKFEKIFPLNLWIWGWDSI; from the coding sequence ATGGAAGGACCTCGTTCACCTTCGGAAAATGAACTTCCCCAGGTGTTGGATTTTTTGAACAAAAAGCTGCGCAACGAAGCCCCCTGGTCTATCGCTGCGGAATATCCCACAGCCTTCTCCCCTAACAATTTGCACAATATGCGTATCATCGCGGATGAAGAAAGAGTGCTTTCTCATGCCGTAATGAAACCTCTTATTATTAAGTCCCCTCACGTTATCTTCAAAGTGGGCGCTATTGGCTCTGTCGTGACTGACGACGGACATCGCGGGCAAGGTTTAAGCACCCGTGTGATTAACGACTGCTTGAAGTCTGCAACCGAACAGTCTTGCGATATCGCGATCTTATGGACGGACCTTTTTGATTTTTACCGCCGCATGGGTTTTGAATTGGCGGGCAGCGAAATCAGTTTCGTGATTGAAGAGGAGTTCGACATCCCTCCAGTGAACTTGAGGTTCTCTGTGGATTCCAAAGTTTCTCCGGATGCGATCTATCGTCTTTATTCTGCACACACAGTCAATTCCGTTCGCACGATTGAAGAGACGCGAAAGTTTCTTTCGATCCCGCAAACGCAGGTCTACACCGCGTGGGAGCCTAACGGTCAGTTGGCGGCCTATGCGATCGAAGGCAAAGGTGTCGATCTTGGCGGATACATTCACGAATGGGGCGGCTCTGTTTCTAAGCTAATGGCTCTTTTCAGCTTTATTCGCGCGCATAAAAAACAGCCCTACACGATCATCTGCCCGCGCCACGCACAGAATTTGATTCAACAACTGCAAACAAAACCTGTGACGATGAATCAGGGCTTTCTTGGCATGATCAAACTTGTGAACTTTGAGCAATTGGCTGCGAAAATCAAACGCGCTTTCCGCGCCGAGGGCGTCGCTGACATCGTTCTTGAAAAACATCCAAATCATTTTGTCTTTGGCATTGGCCAGGATCTCTTTACGATCAATAACGAAACCGATATGGTTCGTCTTCTTTTCGGTCCGGTAGATTATCGCGCCTTGGGTCTTTTCAAAGAAGAAACGATCGTTAAGTTTGAAAAAATCTTTCCACTGAATCTGTGGATTTGGGGCTGGG
- a CDS encoding thiamine ABC transporter substrate-binding protein, whose product MKHFIFFIAVVFLGLFLAVLNKNEQGATSSSLPTLRVFGYASFTGRWGPGPLLKEEFEKSCKCKVEFIEGSDSGILLQRLKIEGESLGADLVVGLDQFDISKAISEQAWRKLSIGKLDVYDSVKPALSNSFFVPYDWGALTFVARKDDLTHLPSSLDDLLAPELTKKIALQDPRTSSPGMQFLYWVIRSKGEEEGFRYLQKLMGQAHSFSPTWSTAYGLFTNKQAKLVYSYVTSPLYHEVEEKKKDYIALPFNEALPVQFEFVGIPEFCRHCDLAEQFVNLMLSPQGQKIIMEKNYMFPVMKGVIENTPFADLMNVKTMSQMEILSATEVDRLLKRWTEIRRSELN is encoded by the coding sequence GTGAAGCATTTTATCTTTTTTATCGCCGTCGTTTTCCTCGGGTTGTTTCTGGCGGTTCTGAATAAGAACGAACAGGGTGCGACCTCAAGTTCTTTACCGACTTTAAGAGTTTTTGGATACGCCTCTTTTACGGGCCGATGGGGCCCAGGTCCGCTGCTTAAAGAAGAGTTCGAAAAAAGCTGTAAATGCAAAGTGGAGTTTATCGAGGGCAGTGACTCTGGAATTCTTTTGCAACGTTTGAAAATTGAAGGCGAAAGCCTTGGTGCCGACCTTGTTGTGGGCCTAGATCAGTTTGATATTTCGAAAGCGATTTCCGAACAAGCATGGCGCAAATTAAGCATCGGTAAATTGGACGTTTACGATTCCGTGAAGCCGGCCTTGTCGAACAGCTTTTTTGTTCCCTATGATTGGGGCGCACTCACATTTGTCGCACGTAAAGACGACCTCACACATTTACCTTCGTCATTGGACGACCTTTTGGCACCGGAGCTGACAAAGAAGATCGCTCTGCAAGACCCGCGCACAAGTTCGCCGGGAATGCAGTTTCTTTATTGGGTGATTCGCTCTAAAGGGGAAGAAGAAGGCTTTCGCTATTTACAAAAGTTGATGGGGCAAGCGCACTCATTTTCTCCGACGTGGTCCACTGCTTACGGACTTTTCACGAACAAGCAGGCGAAATTGGTTTATTCCTATGTGACATCTCCTCTTTATCACGAGGTGGAAGAAAAGAAGAAAGATTATATCGCTCTTCCTTTCAATGAAGCATTGCCGGTGCAGTTTGAGTTTGTTGGTATCCCTGAATTTTGTCGCCACTGCGATCTAGCCGAGCAGTTTGTGAATCTGATGCTTTCACCGCAAGGGCAGAAAATCATCATGGAAAAGAACTACATGTTCCCTGTGATGAAAGGTGTTATTGAAAATACGCCATTTGCTGATTTGATGAACGTGAAGACGATGTCGCAAATGGAAATCTTGTCGGCGACGGAAGTCGATCGTCTTTTAAAACGCTGGACTGAAATTCGTCGGAGCGAACTTAATTGA